The Paracholeplasma brassicae genome contains a region encoding:
- a CDS encoding branched-chain amino acid ABC transporter permease, giving the protein MAFFIDIVISGILQSAPLALATFAIVLIFRTSFTTNFAQGMVGTVAAFVVTYLLMPSPDLTGLLPTPTFFQYLIAILAGVVVSFFISMLIDVLIFRNSKFISPVGKQIVTMGVVLIITGLLPIVFGILDRSLPRIGSNLSREGVGAFFYFFVDLFAKINIRVGLHTMISFFLSASLLTILFVMLRFTKWGLGVRATASNEKVASMMGVNTKFITAMSWAIAGGLGAIAAILISSSKNTFGNVTTYFMISIQVQAFFSAILGGFSTFYGPVIGAVIFAVLNNLFGVYFNPWGTTVLYLTIMAIVLVKPLGLFGKKIAKKV; this is encoded by the coding sequence ATGGCGTTTTTTATTGATATAGTCATTTCGGGCATATTACAAAGTGCCCCACTGGCCTTAGCAACGTTTGCAATCGTTTTAATCTTTAGAACCTCATTTACAACCAACTTTGCTCAAGGGATGGTCGGTACGGTTGCGGCATTTGTTGTTACCTACTTATTAATGCCCTCACCAGATTTAACGGGCTTACTTCCAACCCCGACGTTTTTCCAATATTTAATTGCGATTTTAGCTGGGGTCGTTGTGAGTTTCTTTATCTCAATGCTAATTGATGTGTTGATTTTTAGAAACTCCAAGTTCATCAGTCCTGTGGGAAAACAAATCGTTACCATGGGTGTGGTTTTAATCATTACAGGGTTACTACCAATCGTGTTTGGTATTCTTGATCGTTCATTACCTCGAATCGGATCGAACCTATCAAGAGAAGGAGTTGGGGCATTCTTTTATTTCTTTGTCGATTTGTTTGCCAAAATAAATATCCGTGTTGGTTTGCACACGATGATCTCATTTTTCCTAAGTGCGTCATTACTAACGATCTTATTTGTGATGCTTCGATTTACAAAATGGGGACTCGGCGTACGTGCGACCGCATCGAATGAAAAGGTTGCAAGTATGATGGGGGTTAACACGAAATTTATTACTGCAATGAGTTGGGCGATTGCTGGTGGCCTCGGTGCAATTGCAGCAATCCTAATTTCATCCAGTAAAAATACGTTTGGTAACGTCACGACTTATTTCATGATATCAATTCAAGTTCAAGCCTTTTTCTCTGCCATCTTAGGTGGGTTTTCAACGTTTTATGGTCCAGTGATTGGTGCTGTGATATTTGCAGTACTGAATAACCTCTTTGGTGTTTATTTTAACCCTTGGGGAACCACAGTACTTTATCTAACCATTATGGCCATCGTCCTTGTAAAACCACTAGGTCTATTTGGTAAGAAGATTGCGAAGAAGGTGTAA
- a CDS encoding 3-oxoacyl-ACP synthase — translation MKTHVGIVGTGIYLPKGRMSAKEIAEKTNGVWSTEAIIDKLGIVEKVIPASMETDGTQEMGALAALDAIKNTGINPKDIDVILCVTEEWKEYPLTTSALYVQDRIGATNAWGIDVQNRCCTTVSALKMAKDMLIADDECHVIMVVGGYRNLDFVDYSDKNMSMMYDLAAGGGAIILKKNYGKNMLLGHHIIGDGSLARTAGVEIGGICNPITKDNIEEAKMSLRLMDPIKMKNRLNEVSMPNWYKCINESLRKSQITREEFSNDGFLAILHMKRSGHVSLLNDLGLKKEQSIYLENYGHIGQIDQILSLHLALESKQVKEGTIVCMLAAGIGYVWAANIVRWG, via the coding sequence ATGAAGACACACGTTGGGATTGTCGGTACCGGGATTTATCTACCAAAGGGTCGTATGTCTGCTAAAGAAATCGCAGAAAAGACAAATGGTGTTTGGTCTACAGAGGCAATCATCGATAAACTTGGTATCGTTGAAAAAGTAATTCCAGCTTCAATGGAAACCGATGGTACACAAGAAATGGGGGCACTTGCTGCCTTAGACGCAATAAAGAATACAGGGATAAATCCAAAAGATATCGATGTGATTTTATGTGTCACAGAGGAATGGAAAGAATACCCTCTAACCACATCAGCCTTATACGTTCAAGATCGCATTGGTGCGACAAATGCGTGGGGGATTGATGTTCAAAACCGTTGCTGCACGACCGTTTCGGCATTAAAAATGGCGAAAGATATGTTAATTGCCGATGACGAATGTCACGTCATCATGGTCGTTGGTGGGTATCGTAATCTTGATTTTGTTGATTACTCAGATAAAAATATGTCAATGATGTATGATTTAGCTGCCGGTGGTGGTGCCATTATTTTAAAGAAAAACTATGGCAAAAACATGCTACTCGGACATCACATCATCGGTGATGGTTCATTGGCCAGAACGGCTGGTGTTGAGATTGGTGGTATTTGTAACCCAATTACAAAAGATAACATCGAAGAAGCAAAAATGTCGCTTCGTTTAATGGATCCCATCAAGATGAAAAATCGTTTGAATGAAGTATCCATGCCAAACTGGTATAAATGCATTAACGAATCGTTGAGAAAATCACAAATCACAAGAGAAGAATTTAGTAATGATGGCTTTTTGGCAATCCTTCACATGAAACGTTCTGGTCACGTGTCGTTATTAAATGATTTGGGGTTAAAAAAAGAACAATCGATTTATTTAGAAAATTATGGGCACATTGGACAAATTGACCAAATCTTATCCCTTCACCTCGCATTAGAAAGCAAACAAGTTAAAGAAGGCACCATTGTTTGTATGCTTGCGGCAGGGATCGGTTATGTATGGGCAGCTAACATTGTTAGATGGGGGTAA
- a CDS encoding beta-ketoacyl-ACP reductase: MKLENKVAVVTGGAKGIGMEIAKAFAKEGAIVIAADMGDMAYEEKNVHGYKLNVTDSEGCKAFFDEIISKFGKIDILVNNAGITKDAMTRKMTDEQWDAVINVNLKGVFNLTRYVGPKMEAQGSGSIINISSVVGLFGNIGQANYAATKAGVIGLTMTWAKEFARKGAQVRVNAIAPGYVMTDILKTVPQELLDGFAKLTMLGRLGQPEEVAKVALFLASDDASYITGQTISVNGGMRL; this comes from the coding sequence ATGAAATTAGAAAATAAAGTAGCTGTTGTTACCGGTGGAGCTAAAGGGATTGGCATGGAAATTGCCAAAGCCTTTGCTAAAGAAGGCGCAATTGTGATTGCAGCAGATATGGGTGACATGGCATATGAAGAAAAAAATGTACATGGCTATAAACTAAATGTAACTGATTCAGAGGGTTGCAAAGCATTCTTTGATGAAATTATCAGTAAATTTGGAAAAATCGATATTTTAGTTAACAACGCAGGTATTACAAAAGATGCAATGACACGTAAAATGACTGATGAACAGTGGGATGCAGTGATCAATGTAAATCTTAAAGGCGTGTTTAATCTAACACGTTACGTTGGTCCAAAAATGGAAGCACAGGGAAGTGGATCAATCATTAATATATCAAGTGTTGTTGGCTTATTTGGCAACATTGGTCAAGCTAACTATGCCGCAACCAAAGCAGGTGTTATTGGTTTAACCATGACTTGGGCTAAAGAATTCGCAAGAAAGGGTGCTCAAGTGCGTGTCAACGCGATTGCGCCTGGCTATGTCATGACAGACATTTTAAAAACAGTGCCACAGGAACTTCTTGATGGTTTTGCTAAGCTTACAATGCTTGGAAGACTTGGACAACCTGAGGAAGTGGCTAAAGTTGCATTATTCTTAGCATCCGATGACGCCTCCTATATCACAGGTCAAACCATCAGTGTGAATGGCGGTATGCGCTTATAA
- a CDS encoding acetyl-CoA C-acetyltransferase — MSNKVYIVGAKRSPIGSFLGTLKDLHPAEIGVQVLKQLFIESKIPRDQIDEVIVGNVIQAGLGQNVARQIAIKSGVPQEVPAYTVNMVCGSGMKTVMNAYVSIKAGMSNLVVAGGVESMSYAPYIVDAKIRSGNKMGNLEMKDSILKDALHDSFTEGMHMGITAENIASKHGLSREALDQFAYESQQKAIKAVDEGRFKDEIVPIEIKTRKETIIFDQDEYPNRQTSLEKMTKLRPAFKSDGLVTAGSSSGINDGASFVILASESAVKAHNLTVIAEVVGIGQAGVDPNVMGLGPVPAVKHALNHANLKLSQIDLVELNEAFASQSLGVIEEVIAEHHVDKETFMQKTNVNGGAIALGHPVGVSGNRIIVTLVHEMKKRSLTYGLASLCIGGGMGTALIIKRGE; from the coding sequence ATGAGTAATAAAGTATATATTGTAGGTGCAAAGAGAAGTCCAATCGGCAGTTTTCTTGGTACGTTAAAGGATTTACACCCGGCGGAAATCGGTGTGCAAGTGTTAAAACAGCTTTTCATCGAGTCTAAGATACCAAGAGATCAAATCGATGAAGTGATTGTTGGTAATGTGATCCAAGCCGGTTTAGGACAAAACGTTGCTAGACAAATTGCGATCAAATCAGGTGTACCTCAAGAAGTGCCAGCCTACACTGTCAATATGGTCTGTGGTAGTGGTATGAAGACCGTGATGAACGCATACGTGAGTATAAAAGCAGGTATGTCTAATTTGGTTGTTGCTGGTGGGGTTGAATCCATGAGCTATGCACCGTATATTGTCGATGCTAAAATACGCAGTGGTAATAAGATGGGGAACTTGGAAATGAAGGATTCAATCTTAAAGGATGCGCTTCATGACTCGTTTACTGAAGGCATGCATATGGGCATCACTGCTGAAAATATTGCGTCTAAACATGGTCTTTCAAGAGAAGCACTCGATCAATTTGCTTACGAAAGTCAACAAAAGGCAATCAAAGCGGTAGACGAAGGTCGTTTCAAAGATGAAATTGTTCCAATCGAGATTAAAACAAGAAAAGAAACAATAATATTTGATCAAGACGAATACCCAAACCGTCAGACAAGTTTAGAAAAGATGACAAAACTTCGTCCAGCGTTTAAATCAGACGGTCTTGTGACTGCCGGTTCATCCTCTGGAATTAATGATGGTGCAAGCTTTGTGATATTAGCAAGCGAATCAGCGGTTAAAGCACATAATTTGACGGTGATTGCTGAGGTCGTAGGCATTGGACAAGCAGGTGTTGATCCAAATGTGATGGGCTTAGGTCCAGTTCCAGCAGTGAAACATGCGCTTAATCATGCGAATTTAAAACTAAGTCAAATTGATTTAGTTGAACTTAATGAAGCATTCGCTTCACAAAGTTTAGGTGTGATTGAAGAAGTGATTGCTGAACACCACGTCGATAAAGAAACATTTATGCAAAAGACCAATGTGAATGGTGGGGCAATTGCACTAGGACACCCTGTTGGTGTTTCTGGTAACCGTATTATTGTTACGTTGGTGCATGAAATGAAAAAAAGAAGTCTGACTTATGGCCTCGCTAGCCTTTGTATTGGCGGCGGCATGGGGACAGCGCTCATAATTAAAAGAGGAGAATAA
- the msrB gene encoding peptide-methionine (R)-S-oxide reductase MsrB, protein MRKAYFSGGRFYGLIEIFRFTPGVITVTGGTGHYRNNKAEVVEVSYDSLLLDYNSLVDNYLKQIDFTDNLGQFSDRGEAFKPIMFYQTDSELLVIQDSLEKLKKRFSNVLVEYQQIDSFEIASSDPLMTDQQRILKHELLKKKEGRLQTIALLWKDSYKEKLKTLAPLAFEVTKKNHTERPFTSSFSKGNEPGIYVDVISNEPLFSTIDQFDAGCGWPSFTKPITQIVEKNDFSYGMHRIEIRSVHSDSHLGHVFDDGPIEKGGLRYCINGAALRFIPLKDLEKEGFKAYLALFQKNL, encoded by the coding sequence ATGAGAAAAGCTTATTTTTCAGGTGGCAGATTTTATGGTTTAATTGAAATCTTCCGATTTACCCCAGGTGTGATAACAGTGACTGGGGGAACAGGTCATTATCGTAATAACAAAGCAGAAGTAGTTGAAGTCAGTTATGACTCATTGTTGCTTGATTACAACTCACTAGTAGACAACTACTTAAAACAAATCGATTTTACGGATAATTTGGGTCAGTTTAGTGATCGTGGTGAGGCATTTAAACCCATCATGTTCTATCAAACCGATAGTGAATTACTCGTCATTCAAGATTCACTAGAGAAACTGAAAAAACGGTTTTCTAATGTGCTTGTTGAATATCAGCAAATCGATTCATTTGAGATTGCTAGTAGTGATCCACTAATGACGGATCAACAGCGCATTTTAAAGCACGAGTTACTAAAAAAGAAAGAGGGTCGTCTTCAAACGATTGCTTTGCTTTGGAAGGATTCTTACAAAGAAAAGCTAAAGACATTAGCGCCGCTTGCCTTTGAAGTTACAAAGAAAAATCACACCGAACGACCTTTTACAAGTTCATTTTCTAAGGGCAATGAACCAGGTATCTATGTTGATGTCATTTCAAATGAGCCTTTATTTTCAACGATAGACCAATTTGATGCTGGCTGTGGCTGGCCTAGTTTTACTAAACCAATCACACAAATTGTAGAGAAAAACGACTTTTCATATGGTATGCACCGAATTGAAATTAGGTCCGTACACTCAGATAGCCATTTAGGCCATGTATTTGATGATGGCCCAATTGAAAAAGGCGGCTTGCGTTATTGTATCAATGGTGCTGCACTTCGTTTTATTCCTTTAAAAGATCTCGAAAAGGAAGGCTTTAAGGCGTATCTTGCCTTATTTCAAAAAAACTTATGA
- a CDS encoding signal peptidase I, with the protein MKKIMKITTYLLTAFMLVIIFSLVYAGTKAVRNNGIVTLFNRGYSVVMTDSMEPTIQVGEFIIVKTISYDEAYRMVENDEDPVLVYKSSRGIHIVHRAIDISDGSILMKGDNPKAPVDSELVTQDNLVGIVIGQTMAFGLGKLLVNSRSLIFLVAILAFVVLLVMEISSIFKQVKERNELKLNAQFEAEKARIISEEKERLRKELEEELKKEDTTD; encoded by the coding sequence ATGAAAAAAATCATGAAAATCACAACTTACCTATTAACTGCTTTCATGCTTGTGATCATATTTTCACTTGTTTACGCAGGGACGAAAGCGGTAAGAAACAATGGAATTGTAACGCTGTTTAACCGTGGCTATTCAGTCGTTATGACGGATTCAATGGAACCGACCATTCAAGTGGGTGAGTTCATCATAGTAAAAACTATTAGCTATGATGAGGCTTATCGAATGGTCGAAAACGATGAAGATCCTGTGTTAGTCTATAAATCGTCTCGTGGAATTCACATCGTTCATAGAGCCATTGATATTTCTGATGGCAGTATTCTAATGAAAGGTGATAACCCTAAAGCACCTGTTGACAGTGAATTAGTAACACAAGATAACCTTGTTGGAATAGTGATAGGTCAAACGATGGCATTTGGACTTGGGAAGTTACTAGTCAACTCAAGAAGCTTAATTTTCTTAGTGGCAATCCTTGCATTTGTTGTGTTATTAGTCATGGAAATTTCTTCTATTTTTAAACAAGTAAAAGAACGTAACGAACTAAAGCTTAATGCGCAGTTTGAAGCGGAAAAAGCGCGTATAATAAGTGAAGAAAAAGAACGATTAAGAAAAGAACTCGAAGAAGAATTAAAAAAAGAAGATACAACAGATTAA
- a CDS encoding DUF2357 domain-containing protein yields the protein MKKPQDQLDLIYQNYIDLLTQVENDPFTTQFYKALKSGSNTVYQKNMSESKAFDETWIKTIESYFPSLDKITKNPKSSLKYDEEIVAIERAKKVNSQSIRHLASHTHMIKEVRRDGSVMPKKIMVQESDIDYGIYENRFIMTLIERLFHFVRSRLDTIKENFDSYEKKHFNYQSAFKLNQTNVDLSIDVTLKDELDNPELNEYNKKLLKRVEHLDKLVASLKGSQFMQLMEGQKKVIPPIIKTQIILKNVDFRNAYMLWLFLDRYNLVAYDVTVKEKDLTFDKAYLKDVERLAMTSFITITANQNKRKELYDEIELKAYRKKHFNVSTKHIDDVIEEPSGIELEDTNLNQYFLEQNKKLFKKDLDEQLEKSSTYEVGLKRAIRDLINITNGVYESHFQLDTETDVFRQLVKNDDPEVLLKELKEKQRIARIIRETKEVDYNNAIRLERSLLKEIEKNDQRLISSLSKRQEKSITEQKELERLKNERQMAKENDKLLAESLKYTSKMKEELQKERQQTEELLKKSVEERNHLENVKLLAEKEKLDKSYEEKLAKITSKFELEKKQQSQEVEKQIKAFKKEQADKLKEEKKRIKAYYMAELKQIKEEKRQKEAHIKVKLRAQHENNQVKLESKFEKLKERTLHKLEAEKTAYENVLKLKNQKEKEK from the coding sequence ATGAAAAAACCACAGGACCAGTTGGATTTGATTTACCAAAATTACATCGATCTACTCACACAAGTCGAAAATGATCCATTCACGACTCAGTTTTATAAGGCGTTAAAGAGTGGGTCAAATACGGTTTATCAAAAAAACATGTCAGAATCAAAAGCGTTTGATGAAACATGGATTAAAACCATTGAATCCTATTTTCCTAGTTTAGATAAAATCACAAAAAATCCGAAATCGTCTTTAAAATACGATGAAGAAATCGTTGCGATTGAAAGGGCAAAAAAAGTCAATAGTCAATCAATCAGACATTTAGCCTCACATACTCATATGATTAAAGAAGTTAGAAGAGACGGTTCTGTGATGCCTAAAAAGATTATGGTTCAAGAATCCGACATTGATTACGGCATTTATGAAAACCGGTTTATTATGACGTTAATTGAACGTTTATTTCATTTTGTGAGATCTCGTTTAGATACGATCAAAGAGAATTTTGATTCGTATGAAAAGAAACATTTTAATTACCAATCAGCGTTTAAGCTAAATCAAACAAATGTGGATCTATCGATTGATGTGACATTAAAAGATGAACTTGATAACCCTGAATTAAACGAATACAATAAAAAGCTGTTAAAACGGGTTGAACACTTAGACAAACTGGTTGCTTCTTTAAAAGGTTCACAGTTTATGCAATTAATGGAAGGGCAAAAAAAAGTCATTCCACCGATTATAAAAACACAAATCATCTTAAAGAATGTGGATTTTAGAAATGCTTACATGCTTTGGTTATTTCTTGATCGTTATAATTTAGTTGCCTACGACGTAACGGTTAAAGAAAAGGATTTAACTTTTGATAAGGCGTATTTAAAAGACGTCGAACGTCTTGCAATGACGTCGTTTATTACCATTACTGCAAATCAAAACAAGCGTAAAGAATTATACGATGAAATTGAGCTTAAAGCGTATCGGAAGAAACACTTTAATGTATCAACAAAACACATTGATGATGTGATTGAAGAACCTTCAGGAATTGAACTCGAAGATACCAACCTAAATCAATACTTTTTAGAACAAAACAAAAAGTTGTTTAAGAAGGATTTGGACGAACAGTTAGAAAAGTCATCCACCTATGAAGTGGGCTTAAAACGTGCCATTCGTGATTTAATCAATATTACGAATGGGGTTTATGAGTCACATTTTCAATTAGATACTGAAACTGATGTGTTTAGACAACTAGTCAAAAATGATGATCCTGAGGTTTTGTTAAAAGAACTTAAAGAAAAACAACGTATTGCTCGAATCATTAGAGAGACAAAAGAAGTCGATTACAACAATGCCATCCGTCTTGAACGTAGTTTGTTAAAAGAAATCGAAAAGAATGACCAACGATTGATCTCAAGTTTATCCAAACGCCAAGAAAAATCAATAACCGAACAAAAAGAACTTGAACGATTAAAAAATGAAAGACAAATGGCCAAAGAAAACGATAAACTGTTGGCTGAAAGCTTAAAGTATACGTCTAAAATGAAAGAAGAACTTCAAAAAGAACGCCAACAAACAGAAGAACTACTCAAAAAATCAGTTGAAGAGCGAAATCACTTAGAAAATGTGAAACTCTTGGCTGAAAAAGAGAAGCTTGATAAGTCTTATGAAGAAAAACTCGCTAAAATAACATCCAAATTTGAGCTTGAAAAGAAACAACAATCTCAAGAAGTAGAAAAGCAAATCAAAGCATTTAAAAAGGAACAAGCAGATAAGCTTAAAGAAGAAAAGAAACGCATTAAGGCTTATTACATGGCAGAATTAAAACAAATTAAAGAAGAAAAACGTCAAAAAGAAGCGCACATTAAAGTCAAACTGCGTGCACAACACGAAAATAATCAAGTTAAGCTTGAAAGTAAGTTTGAAAAACTAAAAGAGCGCACGCTTCACAAACTTGAGGCTGAAAAGACTGCCTATGAAAATGTCTTGAAGTTAAAGAACCAAAAAGAAAAAGAGAAATAG
- a CDS encoding signal peptidase I → MKNKNTVQRILSITGNVVFYIILAALLIFSIANMRIKKANDIPNALGYGFLSVVSDSMEGSKENSFDKGDLIIVRMLNDKSIKDLKEGDIVTFYDWNILRINTHRIVDIGSNYVITQGDKAANSAAYVKGENNEGKQYETVLHDDLIAVHRSTWSNAGTTLDRLQTPVGFAIAIILPVFVLLVIQGINLARAVLSISKNKMEEKHQQDKEKVLQELEAEKEKLRKELLEELKKEQQNKQS, encoded by the coding sequence GTGAAAAACAAAAACACGGTTCAACGAATATTAAGTATTACTGGAAATGTAGTATTTTACATTATCCTTGCAGCTTTATTGATTTTTTCAATTGCGAATATGAGAATTAAGAAGGCTAACGACATCCCTAACGCATTAGGTTATGGGTTCTTATCGGTCGTTTCAGACTCAATGGAAGGTTCAAAAGAAAACTCATTTGATAAAGGCGATTTAATCATCGTACGTATGTTAAATGATAAATCAATTAAAGATTTAAAAGAAGGCGATATTGTTACCTTCTATGATTGGAATATTTTAAGAATTAATACCCACAGAATCGTTGATATTGGATCAAACTACGTGATCACACAAGGGGATAAAGCAGCCAATAGTGCGGCATACGTCAAGGGTGAAAACAACGAAGGTAAACAGTATGAAACAGTATTACATGACGATCTAATCGCAGTACACAGAAGTACTTGGTCAAATGCAGGTACAACACTTGATAGACTTCAAACACCGGTTGGATTTGCAATCGCAATCATTCTACCAGTCTTTGTTTTACTAGTGATTCAAGGCATAAACCTTGCAAGAGCGGTATTATCAATTAGTAAGAATAAGATGGAAGAAAAACATCAACAAGATAAAGAAAAAGTTTTACAAGAACTCGAAGCCGAAAAAGAGAAATTAAGAAAAGAATTATTAGAAGAATTAAAGAAAGAACAACAAAACAAACAATCCTAA
- a CDS encoding bifunctional diguanylate cyclase/phosphodiesterase, whose product MFKIILQTEMGSVTSTVIFVVVLGITIALLYFLAKNVLTTERRYKEERNILVEGALSRSAMNSYVSSYIAKIGKDVSFSMIYLDLDNFADIDNTFGTKETDKIIEKITKRMVDIMPKNIKVSRYDSDSFMIFVPLDYDKMQALNYARKLNEAINESIDLFGETNINLTASIALCYYPIHGNNIKSMLNSLKLAVYTVKKNGGNAIRIYSEDMSQTDGEFLEYYYQIKKAIEKKEFVLYYHPIIKLDENKIYGAEALLRWEHPEHGLLSPYKFINIMEQSGDIYWVGLWGLESLIKSYYQLKQAYPTEDIKLSFNLSPKQLMYESIATDFQKLLRKYKMNANNIILELAEYALFEKHQTVVESIKKLKHIGFNIAIDGFGLDYATLTRLETAPIDIIKLSKSFISEEQTYVTEKFANLLVEFGKNNKKVIIAEGIENDEMLQKIVNYDIHYGQGYHFAHPMSFDDLKGYYQVLKHNEKI is encoded by the coding sequence ATGTTTAAAATCATTTTACAAACTGAAATGGGTAGCGTTACCTCGACAGTTATCTTTGTTGTTGTTCTAGGTATTACGATTGCATTGTTGTATTTTCTTGCAAAAAATGTACTAACAACCGAAAGACGATACAAAGAAGAAAGAAATATTCTTGTTGAAGGTGCACTATCTAGAAGTGCCATGAACTCATATGTTTCTTCATATATTGCAAAAATTGGTAAAGATGTCTCTTTCTCGATGATCTATTTGGATCTAGATAACTTTGCTGATATTGATAATACTTTTGGAACCAAAGAAACGGATAAAATTATTGAGAAAATTACCAAGAGAATGGTTGATATTATGCCTAAAAACATCAAAGTTTCTCGATATGATTCAGATTCTTTTATGATATTTGTGCCACTAGATTACGATAAAATGCAAGCCTTAAACTACGCAAGGAAATTAAATGAAGCCATCAATGAGTCGATAGATCTCTTTGGTGAAACAAACATTAACCTCACCGCCTCGATTGCGCTTTGTTATTACCCAATCCACGGTAATAACATCAAATCGATGCTAAACTCCTTGAAGTTAGCGGTTTATACCGTTAAGAAGAACGGTGGAAACGCGATTCGTATTTACTCTGAGGACATGAGTCAAACCGATGGTGAATTCCTAGAGTACTATTATCAAATTAAAAAAGCGATTGAGAAAAAAGAATTCGTTTTGTATTATCACCCAATCATCAAGCTTGATGAAAATAAAATATATGGCGCAGAAGCACTCTTACGGTGGGAACACCCAGAGCACGGATTACTCTCGCCTTATAAGTTTATAAACATCATGGAACAATCTGGTGACATTTACTGGGTTGGTTTATGGGGATTAGAGTCACTAATCAAAAGTTATTATCAACTTAAACAAGCCTACCCTACTGAAGACATTAAGCTATCGTTTAACTTATCGCCCAAGCAGTTAATGTATGAATCGATTGCAACAGACTTTCAAAAACTCTTAAGAAAGTATAAGATGAATGCGAACAATATCATCTTAGAGCTTGCAGAGTACGCACTTTTTGAAAAACATCAAACCGTGGTTGAAAGCATCAAGAAGTTAAAACACATCGGTTTTAATATCGCAATTGATGGCTTTGGTCTTGATTACGCGACACTAACAAGACTTGAGACGGCACCAATCGATATTATTAAATTATCGAAGAGTTTTATTAGTGAAGAACAAACCTACGTCACAGAAAAGTTTGCAAACTTATTAGTCGAATTCGGTAAGAATAACAAGAAAGTGATCATCGCAGAAGGTATTGAAAATGATGAAATGCTTCAAAAAATAGTCAATTATGACATCCATTATGGCCAAGGTTACCACTTTGCGCACCCGATGAGCTTCGATGATTTAAAGGGTTATTATCAAGTTTTAAAGCACAACGAAAAAATATAA